A section of the Oncorhynchus tshawytscha isolate Ot180627B linkage group LG09, Otsh_v2.0, whole genome shotgun sequence genome encodes:
- the LOC112258466 gene encoding membrane-spanning 4-domains subfamily A member 4A isoform X2 — translation MSSSQTTTTNGAVVITHVYPYGNGMGVAGVASAPHCLGQTVSSVLGSFRAGHPKALGTIQIMIGLIMLLTGIVMTAGPQVDNIGVLSGIFVWGSIIYVVAGSLTVAADNKLNKCLVKGSLGMNVVATVTALTGTILHSLDSAVMYNYYCDYPGYPSYYPPSYFNYTTSSVCQQYWIRSQGISGVLTVFSLLEFIVSICVSSFACRAVCLCCRSTPETGNYTKVLEGDGMGTGFQQNHLPPQYTAVIP, via the exons ATGTCCAGCTCTCAAACAACCACCACTAATGGGGCGGTGGTCATCACCCATGTCTACCCCTATGGGAATGGGATGGGGGTCGCGGGGGTCGCATCTGCTCCTCACTGTCTGGGACAGACGGTCTCCTCAGTGCTGGGAAGTTTCCGGGCAGGGCATCCAAAAGCGCTGGGA ACCATACAGATCATGATTGGTTTGATAATGCTGTTGACAGGAATTGTGATGACTGCAGGACCACAAGTAGACAATATTGGAGTACTTAGTGGAATATTTGTCTGGGGATCTATCATT TATGTAGTTGCAGGCTCTCTAACTGTTGCTGCTGACAACAAACTGAACAAATGTCTG GTAAAAGGCTCCCTTGGAATGAATGTTGTCGCCACGGTTACTGCTCTTACTGGCACCATTCTGCATTCTTTAGACAGTGCTGTAATGTACAACTACTACTGCGACTATCCAGGCTATCCTTCATACTACCCTCCATCCTATTTCAACTACACTACGTCCTCCGTCTGTCAACAGTATTGG ATCAGGTCCCAGGGAATATCAGGTGTTTTGACTGTTTTCTCCTTGCTGGAGTTCATAGTGTCCATCTGTGTCTCGTCATTCGCCTGCAGAGCTGTCTGCCTGTGCTGCCGTTCCACCCCTGAG ACTGGGAACTACACAAAGGTTCTGGAGGGAGACGGTATGGGTACAGGGTTTCAACAGAACCACCTGCCTCCTCAATACACTGCTGTCATCCCTTGA
- the LOC112258466 gene encoding membrane-spanning 4-domains subfamily A member 4A isoform X1 encodes MSSSQTTTTNGAVVITHVYPYGNGMGVAGVASAPHCLGQTVSSVLGSFRAGHPKALGTIQIMIGLIMLLTGIVMTAGPQVDNIGVLSGIFVWGSIIYVVAGSLTVAADNKLNKCLVKGSLGMNVVATVTALTGTILHSLDSAVMYNYYCDYPGYPSYYPPSYFNYTTSSVCQQYWIRSQGISGVLTVFSLLEFIVSICVSSFACRAVCLCCRSTPEQVFIIGNQIPVPHGSMTPSNAPYPPQINYETGNYTKVLEGDGMGTGFQQNHLPPQYTAVIP; translated from the exons ATGTCCAGCTCTCAAACAACCACCACTAATGGGGCGGTGGTCATCACCCATGTCTACCCCTATGGGAATGGGATGGGGGTCGCGGGGGTCGCATCTGCTCCTCACTGTCTGGGACAGACGGTCTCCTCAGTGCTGGGAAGTTTCCGGGCAGGGCATCCAAAAGCGCTGGGA ACCATACAGATCATGATTGGTTTGATAATGCTGTTGACAGGAATTGTGATGACTGCAGGACCACAAGTAGACAATATTGGAGTACTTAGTGGAATATTTGTCTGGGGATCTATCATT TATGTAGTTGCAGGCTCTCTAACTGTTGCTGCTGACAACAAACTGAACAAATGTCTG GTAAAAGGCTCCCTTGGAATGAATGTTGTCGCCACGGTTACTGCTCTTACTGGCACCATTCTGCATTCTTTAGACAGTGCTGTAATGTACAACTACTACTGCGACTATCCAGGCTATCCTTCATACTACCCTCCATCCTATTTCAACTACACTACGTCCTCCGTCTGTCAACAGTATTGG ATCAGGTCCCAGGGAATATCAGGTGTTTTGACTGTTTTCTCCTTGCTGGAGTTCATAGTGTCCATCTGTGTCTCGTCATTCGCCTGCAGAGCTGTCTGCCTGTGCTGCCGTTCCACCCCTGAG CAAGTGTTCATCATTGGGAATCAAATACCGGTACCTCATGGCAGCATGACTCCAAGCAACGCACCTTACCCTCCTCAGATCAACTACGAG ACTGGGAACTACACAAAGGTTCTGGAGGGAGACGGTATGGGTACAGGGTTTCAACAGAACCACCTGCCTCCTCAATACACTGCTGTCATCCCTTGA